A genomic stretch from Diprion similis isolate iyDipSimi1 chromosome 1, iyDipSimi1.1, whole genome shotgun sequence includes:
- the LOC124406630 gene encoding neuropeptides capa receptor-like, whose protein sequence is MIDYSTGSHGSSDPVTMDSFESSYIADRLGPKYLDIEFAIPMTLTYMTIFITGVFGNVMTCLVIIRNPTMQTATNYYLFSLAISDLTLLLLGLPNELSQFWRQYPWTLGLALCKLRAYVSEMSSYVSVLTIVAFSMERYLAICHPLHLYAMSGLKRPLRFILAAWIVGIICAIPFGVYMKINYLDYPPGSGKISLESAVCALYKWDLPNFPIYEMSSVVFFLVPMIVILVLYTAMGLRIRKTTTNTLGQNVDSHIHGESRQIQSRRGVIRMLSAVVITFFLCWAPFHAQRVIYVYTTDKWNLPKEVREQIFVTSGILYYFSTTVNPILYNVMSAKYRTAFKELLCCCFTGKIRSKRTINSSGGTQLTQTGSGKNSSLVRGTVHDAKKPAQRDSAHSGIRRSEGLDSAENGTEKPLLNNGSAVGKNGNGRPPLEPCDSTASSNL, encoded by the exons ATGATTGATTACTCGACTGGATCTCATGGGTCAAGTGACCCGGTCACGATGGATAGTTTCGAAAGTTCGTACATCGCAGATCGTCTGGGGCCAAAATACTTGGACATCGAATTTGCTATCCCGATGACTTTGACTtatatgacaatttttattaccggTGTGTTTGGCAATGTTATGACGTGTTTGGTGATCATCAGGAACCCCACTATGCAAACGGCGACAAATTACTATCTCTTCAGCCTGGCCATTTCCGATCTTACTCTGCTTCTGCTTG GCCTGCCTAATGAGTTGAGTCAATTTTGGCGGCAGTATCCTTGGACACTAGGATTGGCATTATGTAAACTCAGAGCCTACGTTTCTGAGAT GTCATCCTACGTTTCGGTATTGACAATCGTCGCCTTCTCGATGGAGAGATATCTGGCAATTTGTCATCCTCTGCATCTCTACGCAATGAGTGGACTGAAGAGACCGCTTCGATTTATCCTGGCAGCATGGATCGTGGGAATTATTTGTGCCATTCCATTCGGTGTCTACATGAAAATCAACTACTTGGATTATCCTCCAG gtTCTGGCAAGATTTCCCTAGAATCAGCCGTCTGCGCACTCTATAAATGGGACCTGCCAAATTTTCCCATCTACGAAATGAGCTCTGTAGTATTTTTCTTAGTACCAATGATCGTGATTCTGGTTCTATACACCGCGATGGGCTTACGGATTCGTAAAACCACGACAAACACTCTTGGCCAAAATGTCGACAGTCACATCCACGGCGAATCTCGTCAGATCCAATCGCGCCGAGGCGTCATCCGAATGCTAA GCGCTGTTGTCATCACGTTTTTCCTCTGTTGGGCACCATTTCACGCGCAGCGGGTGATTTACGTCTATACTACGGACAAATGGAACTTGCCTAAGGAGGTGAGGGAGCAGATCTTTGTCACGAGTGGCATCCTCTACTACTTTAGCACCACAGTCAATCCCATCCTTTACAACGTCATGAGTGCCAAATACAGGACCGCTTTTAAGGAgcttctctgctgttgcttCACTGGTAAGATCCGGTCAAAGCGCACAATCAACTCCAGTGGTGGTACACAGCTAACGCAAACCGGAAGTGGCAAGAATTCTTCCTTGGTCAG AGGCACTGTTCACGATGCGAAGAAACCTGCTCAAAGGGATTCAGCACACAGTGGAATTCGTCGATCAGAAGGCCTTGACTCAGCAGAAAATGGTACCGAAAAACCTCTTCTCAATAACGGATCTGCAGTTGGAAAGAATGGAAACGGTCGACCGCCTCTGGAGCCTTGTGACTCCACTGCTAGCAGCAATTTGTGA